In the Novosphingobium sp. MMS21-SN21R genome, one interval contains:
- a CDS encoding M15 family metallopeptidase, which produces MSITLSQRSKDRLAGAHPDLAKVIERAAAISDLDFTVLEVLRTVERQRELVAKGASRTMNSRHLPGKDGKSRAVDIAPMIGGQVSWDWPLYRKLAPIIKQAAADVGVPIEWGGDWRSFKDGPHWQLPFGKYP; this is translated from the coding sequence ATGAGCATCACACTTTCGCAGCGCTCAAAGGATCGGCTCGCAGGTGCGCACCCGGACCTCGCCAAAGTGATCGAACGTGCGGCCGCAATCTCCGACCTCGACTTCACCGTTTTGGAAGTCCTGCGCACGGTAGAACGCCAGCGGGAACTTGTGGCGAAGGGCGCGTCCAGAACGATGAACTCGCGCCACCTTCCGGGCAAGGATGGCAAGTCGCGCGCGGTGGACATTGCCCCCATGATCGGCGGGCAGGTTTCGTGGGATTGGCCGCTTTATCGCAAGCTTGCGCCGATTATCAAGCAGGCCGCTGCCGACGTTGGTGTCCCGATTGAATGGGGTGGGGACTGGCGTTCGTTCAAGGATGGCCCGCACTGGCAATTGCCGTTCGGGAAATATCCATGA